The following are from one region of the Serinus canaria isolate serCan28SL12 chromosome 8, serCan2020, whole genome shotgun sequence genome:
- the LOC103815116 gene encoding beta-1,3-galactosyltransferase 2-like — MSYWRGLFSPTECTKRSLFLVFIISFTAVYLISYFYTYHLAALPKSDDLPMESKKSLLTKIFPNFRQISGKENGELPPENGQSGNKATPALTQPFSFLINEEEKCKDRTPFLVLLISTTAAELQRRDAIRRSWGREAAVPGADVVRLFMLGSDAKGDSGDVLLRESEQYHDIIQQDFLDTYNNLTLKTLMGMSWVAAYCSGTRFAMKTDSDVFVNTMHLIEELLRPLPPPTQNYFTGHLMTGYSPIRNNDSKWYISEEEFPDNSYHPFCSGTGYVFSGDLAAKIVNASLRIKYIHLEDVYVGFCLNAMGVEITPLPRSLFNIHKVPFSPCVYNELITSHHTEPHEHILYWETLQEKKHTCKKRKVHPGAS; from the coding sequence ATGAGCTATTGGAGAGGACTCTTCTCTCCCACGGAATGCACCAAGAGAAGccttttcctggttttcatcATCTCTTTTACAGCAGTATATTTGATTTCCTATTTTTATACTTATCACCTCGCTGCTCTACCTAAAAGTGATGATCTTCCCATGGAAAGCAAAAAGAGTTtacttacaaaaatatttccaaacttCAGACAAATCTCAGGGAAAGAAAACGGAGAACTACCACCTGAAAATGGGCAGTCAGGGAATAAAGCCACACCCGCTCTGACTCAGCCATTCTCATTCCTTATTAATGAAGAGGAGAAGTGTAAAGACAGAACCCCTTTCTTGGTGTTGCTGATCTCGACGACGGCAGCCGAGCTGCAGCGCAGAGATGCCATCCGCAGGAGCTGGGGGCGCGAAGCCGCCGTTCCGGGCGCCGACGTCGTCCGGCTCTTCATGCTGGGCAGCGATGCCAAGGGTGACAGCGGGGACGTTCTGCTGAGAGAGAGCGAGCAGTATCACGACATCATCCAGCAGGACTTCCTGGACACTTACAACAACTTAACTCTAAAAACTCTGATGGGCATGAGCTGGGTGGCCGCCTACTGCAGTGGCACGAGGTTTGCTATGAAGACAGACAGCGATGTTTTTGTCAACACAATGCACCTGATTGAAGAGCTCCTCAGGCCCCTCCCGCCTCCCACACAGAATTATTTCACAGGCCATTTAATGACAGGGTACAGCCCTATTAGGAATAACGACAGTAAATGGTACATATCAGAAGAAGAATTCCCAGATAACAGCTACCACCCTTTCTGTTCAGGAACCGGCTACGTCTTTTCTGGAGACCTGGCTGCAAAAATTGTAAATGCTTCTTTAAGGATTAAATATATACATTTGGAAGATGTTTACGTAGGGTTTTGTCTTAATGCAATGGGAGTAGAAATAACACCACTTCCTCGTTCACTGTTTAACATACACAAGGTCCCATTTTCTCCTTGTGTGTACAATGAATTAATTACATCTCATCACACTGAGCCACATGAGCACATACTCTATTGGGAAACACTGCAAGAGAAGAAACACACatgtaagaaaagaaaggtcCATCCTGGAGCATCCTAG